In the Setaria italica strain Yugu1 chromosome VI, Setaria_italica_v2.0, whole genome shotgun sequence genome, one interval contains:
- the LOC111257559 gene encoding uncharacterized protein LOC111257559 produces the protein MCAMQQPATDAELVDALARRRLGLPPQPSQPFTVHDVVVIFNSDPSDLYDKYGGGGATSSGGVYFFRNQFTCDDGWKVAAGTQPVLDGVGAIVGTKDTLVFHEGRWLPRTRWAMDEFQAEYQMGFDYSDYWLRLYRLRRLEG, from the exons ATGTGCGCCATGCAGCAGCCGGCGACGGACGCGGAGCTCGTGGACGCCCTCGCCCGGAGGCGCCTCGGCCTACCGCCGCAGCCGTCGCAGCCCTTCACCGtccacgacgtcgtcgtcatcttCAACTCCGATCCCTCCGACCTCTACG ACAAgtacggcgggggcggggcgacCTCGTCCGGCGGCGTCTACTTCTTCAGAAACCAATTCACCTGCGACGACGGCTGGAAGGTGGCCGCCGGGACTCAGCCGGTCTTGGACGGCGTCGGCGCCATCGTCGGGACGAAGGACACGCTGGTGTTCCACGAGGGGCGGTGGCTCCCGAGGACGCGCTGGGCCATGGACGAGTTCCAAGCCGAGTACCAGATGGGTTTCGACTACTCGGACTACTGGCTGCGCCTGTACCGCCTCCGCCGGCTTGAGGGATGA